One genomic window of Peromyscus maniculatus bairdii isolate BWxNUB_F1_BW_parent chromosome 2, HU_Pman_BW_mat_3.1, whole genome shotgun sequence includes the following:
- the Foxe1 gene encoding forkhead box protein E1 has translation MTAESAPPPPPQPEALAAVKEERGEAAAAAAGAGVPAEAAGRGAGGRRRKRPLQRGKPPYSYIALIAMAIAHAPERRLTLGGIYKFITERFPFYRDNPKKWQNSIRHNLTLNDCFLKIPREAGRPGKGNYWALDPNAEDMFESGSFLRRRKRFKRSDLSTYPAYMHDAAAAAAAAAAAIFPGAVPTARPAYPGAVYAGYAPPLAAPPPVYYPAASPGPCRVFGLVPERPLSPDLGPAPSAAGGSCAFASAAGAAGTGSFQPAVCAGARPVNPAAYAAAYAGPDGAYPQGASGALFAAAAGRLAGPASPPAGGGGGGGGGVEAAVDFYGRTSPGQFGAALGPCYNPSGQLGAGGGSAYHARHATAYTGAVDRFVSAM, from the coding sequence ATGACGGCCGAGAGcgcgccgccgcccccgccgcagCCCGAGGCGCTGGCGGCGGTGAAGGAGGAGCgcggggaggcggcggcggcggcggcgggcgcgggGGTCCCGGCGGAGGCAGCGGGCCGCGGCGCGGGCGGACGGCGACGCAAGCGCCCCCTGCAGCGGGGGAAGCCGCCCTACAGCTACATCGCGCTCATCGCCATGGCCATCGCGCACGCTCCCGAGCGCCGCCTGACTCTGGGCGGCATCTACAAGTTCATCACCGAGCGCTTCCCGTTCTACCGCGACAACCCCAAGAAGTGGCAGAACAGCATCCGCCACAACCTCACGCTCAACGACTGCTTCCTCAAGATCCCGCGCGAGGCGGGCCGCCCGGGCAAGGGCAACTACTGGGCGCTCGACCCCAACGCCGAGGACATGTTCGAGAGCGGCAGCTTCCTGCGCCGGCGCAAGCGCTTCAAGCGCTCGGACCTGTCCACCTACCCCGCCTACATGCACGATGCTGCggcggcggccgccgccgccgccgccgccatcttcCCGGGCGCCGTTCCCACCGCGAGGCCGGCCTACCCGGGCGCCGTCTACGCGGGCTACGCGCCGCCGCTCGCCGCGCCCCCGCCCGTCTACTACCCCGCCGCGTCGCCGGGGCCCTGCCGGGTCTTCGGCCTGGTTCCCGAGCGGCCGCTCAGCCCGGATCTGGGCCCCGCGCCGTCTGCGGCCGGCGGCTCGTGTGCCTTCGCGTCGGCGGCGGGAGCGGCCGGCACCGGGAGCTTCCAGCCGGCGGTGTGCGCGGGCGCGCGGCCCGTCAACCCCGCCGCTTACGCTGCCGCCTACGCGGGCCCCGACGGCGCGTACCCGCAGGGGGCGAGCGGCGCGCTCTTCGCCGCTGCTGCGGGCCGCCTAGCGGGACCTGCCTCGCCCCCCGcgggaggaggcggcggcggcggcggcggcgtggaAGCCGCGGTGGACTTCTACGGGCGCACGTCGCCCGGCCAGTTTGGAGCGGCGCTGGGGCCCTGCTACAATCCCAGCGGGCAGCTCGGAGCGGGCGGTGGCAGCGCCTACCACGCCCGCCACGCCACCGCCTATACCGGCGCGGTGGATCGGTTCGTGTCTGCCATGTGA